From a single Diachasmimorpha longicaudata isolate KC_UGA_2023 chromosome 13, iyDiaLong2, whole genome shotgun sequence genomic region:
- the LOC135168742 gene encoding uncharacterized protein LOC135168742, with the protein MLPPPAATETPKFRLLGCDVREILESHLVKTDDSSIDILTLKMSGIHQLLLILVVGGVSCSPDDCTVSQEWRDAKEECQKEMDMDDECFWRCTHDEIHVLNDAGELSEDIIRNVFRKLVDGAPLQEALDKAASRCFSEIGDEVKGCDQSAMFHKCLWKDQDYVQAAKDANHCIEIV; encoded by the exons ATGTTGCCTCCACCAGCGGCAACGGAGACGCCAAAATTTCGA CTCCTGGGGTGCGATGTGAGGGAAATTCTGGAGTCACACTTGGTCAAGACAGACGACTCCTCGATTGACATATTGACGTTAAAAATGAGCGGCATTCATCagcttttattaattttggtgGTGGGTGGAGTGAGTTGTTCTCCGGACGACTGCACGGTCAGTCAAGAATGGCGGGACGCTAAAGAAGAATGTCAAAAGGAGA TGGATATGGACGATGAATGCTTTTGGCGGTGCACGCATGACGAAATCCACGTG TTGAATGACGCTGGAGAACTTTCGGAGGATATAATCCGCAACGTTTTCCGAAAATTGGTTGACGGAGCGCCATTGCAGGAAGCTTTAGACAAAGCAGCCTCTCGTTGCTTCTCAGAAa TTGGTGATGAGGTGAAAGGATGCGACCAATCGGCGATGTTTCACAAGTGCCTTTGGAAGGACCAGGACTATGTGCAAGCAGCTAAGGATGCAAACCACTGTATCGAGATCGTTTAA